The following are encoded together in the Desulfitobacterium chlororespirans DSM 11544 genome:
- the rsmB gene encoding 16S rRNA (cytosine(967)-C(5))-methyltransferase RsmB, whose protein sequence is MDKITSRALAVQILRRIEEEKAYANLVMQKALHDLSDPRERQLATLLINGTLKHRLTLDYALRRHLRKPLSQLPHEVRWILRISALQILYLSRIPAAVAINEGVELTKKQQGKYTSLVNSVLRRVLETGWDMLWPSKEKEPVRFLSLRYSHPEWMVKRWLKRYGMADTEALCQANNEPAPVWIRTNTLKISRADLQARLEGEGVKVTIGERVPESLVIEDFGSLDKLPSFQEGHFTVQDESSQLIAHVLNPQAGQKVLDACGAPGGKTTHLAQRMENQGEILAFDIHPHKVKLIEDLAARLGITIIRAQAGDARELAGVKDASCHKVLVDAPCSGLGVLRRRADMRWHKEQDEIKTLPALQLAILERAAQCVAAGGELVYSTCTIEPEENFEVVKAFRANHPEFTTVDFSGELPYSLASEQDRKQAAKGFLQILPHKQGMDGFFLAKFRRVEV, encoded by the coding sequence ATGGATAAAATAACCTCAAGAGCCTTGGCTGTGCAGATTCTCCGGCGCATCGAGGAAGAAAAAGCCTATGCCAATCTGGTAATGCAAAAAGCTCTGCACGATTTAAGCGATCCCCGGGAGCGCCAATTGGCCACCCTTCTGATCAATGGGACGTTAAAACACCGTCTGACTCTGGATTATGCTTTAAGGCGCCATCTGCGCAAACCTTTATCCCAACTGCCCCATGAGGTGCGTTGGATTCTCAGAATCAGCGCCTTGCAGATTCTCTACCTTTCCAGGATTCCCGCAGCTGTGGCCATCAACGAAGGGGTGGAGTTGACCAAAAAGCAGCAGGGAAAATACACTTCCTTAGTGAACAGTGTCTTAAGGAGAGTTTTGGAAACCGGTTGGGACATGCTTTGGCCCAGCAAAGAGAAGGAACCCGTCCGCTTTCTTTCCCTGCGCTATTCTCACCCGGAGTGGATGGTGAAGCGCTGGTTGAAACGCTATGGCATGGCGGATACGGAAGCTTTATGCCAAGCCAATAACGAGCCCGCTCCTGTGTGGATCCGTACCAATACCCTGAAGATTTCCCGGGCGGACTTACAAGCAAGGCTGGAGGGGGAAGGAGTAAAGGTGACGATTGGGGAACGGGTTCCGGAGAGTTTGGTGATCGAAGACTTCGGATCTCTGGATAAACTGCCCAGTTTTCAGGAAGGACACTTCACCGTTCAGGATGAAAGTTCTCAATTGATTGCTCATGTCTTAAATCCTCAAGCCGGGCAAAAGGTGTTGGACGCCTGCGGCGCCCCGGGAGGGAAAACCACTCACCTGGCGCAAAGGATGGAGAATCAGGGAGAAATCCTTGCTTTTGATATCCACCCCCATAAGGTGAAGCTTATCGAAGATCTGGCCGCCCGTTTAGGGATTACCATCATCCGCGCCCAGGCCGGAGATGCCCGGGAGCTGGCGGGAGTAAAGGATGCTTCCTGTCATAAAGTGTTGGTTGATGCCCCCTGTTCGGGGTTGGGGGTCCTGCGTCGCCGGGCGGATATGCGCTGGCATAAGGAACAGGATGAAATAAAAACTTTACCGGCCTTGCAATTGGCCATCCTGGAGCGGGCGGCTCAATGCGTTGCGGCCGGCGGCGAGCTGGTTTATTCGACCTGTACGATTGAACCTGAGGAGAATTTCGAAGTGGTGAAGGCTTTTCGTGCCAATCATCCGGAATTCACCACCGTTGATTTCAGCGGGGAACTTCCCTATTCTTTGGCATCAGAACAAGACAGGAAACAAGCCGCCAAGGGATTTCTGCAGATTTTGCCCCATAAACAGGGTATGGATGGCTTTTTCCTGGCGAAATTTCGCCGGGTGGAAGTTTAG
- the def gene encoding peptide deformylase, producing the protein MAIYQIVEIGSEVLREKAVPVKEITPNIAKLLDNMLDTLYDANGVGLAAPQVGVSKRVVVIDVGEGPLELINPVIIAKEGEDLDDEGCLSIPGITGQVARAAKVKVEALNRQGELQVIEGEGLLSRCLQHEIDHLEGILFVDKAKKTSRR; encoded by the coding sequence ATGGCGATTTATCAGATTGTAGAAATTGGTTCCGAAGTACTGCGGGAGAAAGCTGTTCCCGTCAAAGAGATAACACCTAATATTGCAAAACTTTTAGATAATATGCTGGATACACTCTATGATGCCAATGGAGTAGGCTTGGCCGCTCCCCAGGTGGGAGTCTCCAAACGCGTCGTCGTTATCGATGTAGGAGAAGGCCCCTTGGAGCTAATCAACCCTGTCATCATCGCCAAAGAGGGCGAAGATCTGGATGATGAAGGATGCTTAAGCATCCCCGGCATAACCGGTCAGGTAGCCCGGGCAGCCAAAGTCAAAGTAGAAGCCCTCAACCGCCAGGGAGAGCTCCAGGTCATCGAAGGAGAAGGACTGCTTTCCCGCTGCCTCCAGCATGAAATCGACCACCTGGAAGGGATCTTGTTCGTTGATAAAGCGAAGAAGACTTCTCGGAGGTAG
- the rlmN gene encoding 23S rRNA (adenine(2503)-C(2))-methyltransferase RlmN, translated as MNTMKRMDCRDLNQSELTQHCVELGLPKFRGRQVFQWVQQKAVQNWEELRNIGAGDRQKLQEGLFLQPLRKVKAQISQDGTRKFLFRCADGETLECVLMDYDRRKNRERHTVCVSTQIGCAVGCAFCATGLGGWRRNLSPGEILGQVLDITYLMRQEDPDFQVTNIVFMGMGEPLLNYEAVLKAIELLNDPEGQGIGMRRMTISTSGVAPKIRQLAKDNPQVGLAVSLHSAHNTTRDQLIPINRKYPLEELMEACGDYTTLTNRRITFEIALISGQATREAAQAVGHLLKGQLAHVNLIPVNPVAGTGMARPTAKEVQQFAQSLESMGIPVSVREEKGTDIDAACGQLRRQLECEQK; from the coding sequence GTGAATACTATGAAGAGAATGGATTGCCGGGATCTGAATCAAAGTGAATTAACCCAGCATTGTGTCGAGCTGGGACTGCCGAAATTCCGGGGCCGCCAAGTATTCCAGTGGGTCCAGCAGAAAGCTGTTCAAAACTGGGAAGAGCTCAGGAACATTGGAGCAGGGGATCGGCAAAAGCTGCAGGAGGGTCTCTTCCTGCAGCCCCTAAGGAAAGTCAAGGCACAGATTTCTCAGGATGGCACCCGTAAATTTCTCTTCCGTTGTGCTGACGGCGAAACCCTGGAATGTGTGCTGATGGATTATGATCGCCGCAAGAACAGAGAGCGTCATACGGTCTGTGTGTCCACTCAGATTGGTTGTGCCGTGGGCTGTGCCTTCTGCGCCACCGGCCTGGGGGGATGGCGGAGAAATTTAAGCCCCGGGGAGATCCTGGGTCAGGTTCTGGACATCACTTATCTCATGCGCCAGGAAGATCCGGATTTTCAGGTCACGAATATTGTCTTTATGGGCATGGGTGAGCCTTTATTGAATTATGAGGCGGTTCTCAAAGCCATCGAACTGCTCAATGATCCAGAAGGTCAGGGGATTGGGATGAGGCGAATGACCATCTCCACCAGCGGGGTAGCCCCGAAAATCCGGCAATTAGCCAAAGATAACCCTCAGGTAGGCTTGGCCGTTTCTTTACATAGCGCCCATAATACGACCCGGGATCAACTCATTCCTATAAATCGCAAGTATCCCTTAGAGGAACTTATGGAAGCCTGCGGAGACTATACAACGCTGACGAACCGCCGTATTACCTTTGAGATCGCTTTGATTTCCGGTCAGGCAACCCGGGAAGCTGCTCAAGCAGTAGGGCACCTTTTAAAGGGACAATTAGCCCATGTGAATCTCATTCCGGTCAACCCTGTAGCGGGAACAGGCATGGCCCGGCCCACGGCCAAGGAGGTTCAGCAATTTGCCCAGAGTTTAGAGAGTATGGGCATCCCCGTTTCTGTTCGTGAAGAAAAAGGAACAGATATCGACGCAGCCTGCGGTCAATTAAGACGGCAATTGGAGTGTGAGCAGAAATGA
- a CDS encoding Stp1/IreP family PP2C-type Ser/Thr phosphatase, protein MRVLSFSETGCVRKNNEDACLALPEYGVYAVADGMGGHLAGEVAARTALDELIKGAPHLAAQENEDLENQVREILVRANREVYLSSTRNPATEGMGTTLTVLVFRETKVVLAHVGDSRAYVWRNEQLIQLTRDHSLVGELVRLGQISSEEADSHPKRHMLVRAVGAGWDVEVDSQSLELQTGDIFFLCTDGVSNVISDRELEEEFLQKGSWEEHLERLHQLIIERGAPDNFTALCCITE, encoded by the coding sequence ATGAGAGTTCTAAGCTTTAGTGAAACAGGCTGCGTACGCAAAAATAATGAGGATGCCTGCCTTGCTCTGCCGGAGTACGGTGTATATGCAGTAGCCGACGGTATGGGCGGGCATCTGGCAGGGGAAGTAGCGGCACGGACAGCCCTGGACGAATTAATCAAGGGTGCTCCCCATTTGGCGGCCCAAGAAAACGAGGACCTGGAGAACCAGGTCAGGGAGATTCTGGTGCGGGCCAATCGGGAAGTGTATCTGAGCTCGACCCGCAACCCTGCTACGGAAGGAATGGGGACGACGCTGACCGTTCTGGTCTTCAGAGAGACTAAGGTCGTTCTCGCCCATGTCGGAGATAGCAGAGCCTATGTATGGCGCAATGAGCAACTGATTCAGCTGACACGTGATCATTCTTTAGTCGGTGAGCTGGTGCGTCTGGGACAGATTTCTTCGGAAGAGGCGGATAGCCATCCCAAGCGTCATATGCTGGTAAGAGCTGTGGGAGCCGGGTGGGATGTAGAGGTGGACTCTCAGTCCCTGGAGTTGCAGACAGGTGATATCTTTTTCCTCTGTACGGATGGGGTATCCAATGTGATCAGCGATCGGGAGTTAGAGGAGGAGTTCTTGCAGAAAGGTTCATGGGAAGAGCACCTGGAGCGCCTTCATCAACTGATCATAGAACGAGGTGCACCCGATAATTTTACAGCCTTATGCTGTATTACGGAGTGA
- a CDS encoding FhaA domain-containing protein produces the protein MNLLARFEEVAESLFTGMFKKNNNSRLQPVELAKELVRIMQKNKQVSISQVYVPNVYRVFLHSSDWSPFANFGDAFLIELSKYLHAEGKKSGFTFLSKPSIELHSDDTVKPHEMFIEVDFDDSIEVLWDDDDEYEEEAQEAVESVDWRDQTNIFQGELPYNLRNSYEQSRKIRYALEIIQGPDSGKTFPLEEEMIHIGRHGQCEIVLQDPEVSRRHLKLSCDGEDWVIDDLGSTNGTWLNGQRIAKQKIGLGDRVEIGQTIFILRHH, from the coding sequence ATGAACCTATTGGCCCGTTTTGAAGAAGTAGCGGAAAGTCTATTTACGGGTATGTTTAAAAAGAATAACAATTCTCGGCTGCAACCTGTGGAATTGGCTAAAGAACTGGTTCGCATCATGCAGAAAAACAAGCAGGTGAGCATTTCCCAGGTTTATGTGCCTAATGTTTACCGGGTTTTTCTCCACTCCAGTGATTGGAGTCCTTTTGCTAATTTTGGGGATGCCTTTTTAATTGAGCTTTCCAAATATCTGCATGCCGAGGGCAAGAAAAGCGGCTTCACTTTCTTGAGCAAACCTTCCATCGAACTTCACTCCGATGACACGGTAAAGCCTCATGAAATGTTCATCGAAGTGGATTTTGATGATTCCATCGAGGTCCTTTGGGACGACGATGACGAGTACGAAGAAGAAGCCCAGGAAGCGGTTGAATCTGTGGATTGGCGGGATCAGACCAATATCTTTCAAGGGGAACTTCCTTACAATCTCCGAAATTCCTATGAACAGAGCAGGAAAATTCGTTATGCTCTCGAAATAATTCAAGGACCGGATTCTGGAAAAACTTTCCCTTTGGAGGAAGAGATGATTCATATCGGGCGCCATGGTCAGTGTGAAATTGTCCTGCAGGATCCCGAAGTATCCCGGCGGCATCTCAAGCTCAGCTGCGACGGGGAAGACTGGGTGATTGACGACTTAGGCAGCACCAACGGAACCTGGCTCAATGGACAGAGGATTGCCAAGCAGAAAATAGGCTTGGGGGACCGGGTGGAAATAGGGCAGACGATCTTTATCCTGCGTCACCATTGA
- a CDS encoding FtsW/RodA/SpoVE family cell cycle protein, with protein sequence MKRVWILRLLILSILWVGLGVLALDGKANEQILWQAGVFSLLLLIGAALEKLVAYQGDPFLLPTVQMILVIGLVFITRIRPASALKQFWWACLGLFIFYCVLYALRDYRALGRFRYLSGLGAVVLLMITLLFGVTQGGATSWLHIGGMGFESEELVKVAMLIFLASYLSEHEEVLRVGTVQIGRLSLPDWRTLGPFLVMGGFSLLLLAAQKSLGTALVFYSLYVLVLYVVTERVLYLGVALPVFLSTGTLGYFLFSHVQVRVATWLNPWGDPSGGGYQIAQSLFAIGGGKILGTGLGNGIGASQVPAASTDFIFSIIAEELGFAGAMALLMLFLVVVLRAFHISIQAADRFGQILAAGIGILVGTEAIIILAGVTKLLPLTGIPLPWVSYGGSSLLIHFLLLGILANISHAEAAGPLHIKNKGREYAA encoded by the coding sequence ATGAAAAGGGTCTGGATATTACGTCTATTAATTTTAAGTATTCTCTGGGTCGGACTGGGCGTCTTAGCCTTAGACGGCAAAGCCAACGAGCAAATCCTTTGGCAGGCGGGGGTTTTTTCGCTGCTGCTCTTAATCGGCGCAGCTCTGGAAAAACTTGTGGCCTATCAAGGGGATCCCTTTCTGTTGCCCACAGTGCAGATGATTCTGGTGATTGGACTGGTCTTTATCACCCGCATCCGCCCGGCTTCGGCCTTAAAGCAATTCTGGTGGGCTTGTCTGGGGCTGTTCATCTTTTATTGTGTGCTTTATGCTCTGCGGGATTATCGGGCCTTGGGACGCTTTCGTTATCTTTCCGGTTTAGGTGCTGTGGTCCTGTTGATGATCACCTTGCTTTTTGGGGTGACTCAAGGAGGAGCAACCAGTTGGCTGCATATCGGTGGTATGGGCTTTGAATCCGAGGAATTGGTTAAGGTTGCTATGCTGATCTTCTTAGCCTCTTACCTGAGTGAGCATGAAGAGGTTCTGCGTGTAGGGACGGTACAGATCGGCAGGCTTTCCTTGCCGGACTGGCGCACCCTGGGACCCTTTCTGGTCATGGGAGGATTTTCGCTGCTCCTGTTGGCTGCCCAGAAGAGCCTGGGTACAGCCCTGGTCTTCTATTCTCTGTATGTTTTGGTGCTCTATGTGGTGACGGAGCGGGTGCTTTATCTCGGTGTTGCCCTGCCTGTCTTTTTAAGTACGGGAACCTTAGGCTATTTTCTTTTCAGCCATGTTCAGGTTCGTGTTGCCACCTGGCTCAATCCCTGGGGGGATCCCAGCGGTGGCGGCTATCAAATTGCTCAATCCCTCTTTGCCATTGGCGGGGGCAAGATCCTGGGAACAGGTCTGGGCAATGGTATTGGTGCCTCTCAGGTACCTGCCGCCAGCACGGATTTTATTTTTTCCATCATTGCTGAAGAGCTTGGTTTTGCCGGGGCTATGGCCCTCCTGATGCTCTTTTTGGTGGTGGTTTTGCGGGCCTTCCACATTAGTATTCAAGCGGCAGACCGCTTTGGCCAGATTTTAGCAGCAGGTATCGGAATCCTGGTGGGGACGGAAGCCATCATCATCCTGGCCGGAGTCACCAAGCTCCTGCCCTTAACGGGAATCCCACTGCCTTGGGTTAGTTATGGCGGAAGCTCCTTGCTTATTCACTTTTTACTGTTGGGAATTCTAGCTAATATTTCTCATGCGGAAGCTGCAGGTCCTTTGCATATCAAGAATAAAGGAAGGGAGTATGCCGCATGA
- the fmt gene encoding methionyl-tRNA formyltransferase, with product MRLVFMGTPDFAVPALQALAAHGHDVAGVFTQPDRPSGRGKNLKPSPVKTAAQELGLPVYQPHKVKSPESLEILKELAPEVIIVVAYGQLLSKEILGLPPYGCINVHASLLPDWRGAAPIHWSILKGDQRTGVTTMQMDEGLDTGDMLLKTELPIGEDTTTGELHDALAQAGAQLLIATLEQLHKGELPRTPQKGPVRYASLLTREHEKIDWARSAQDIHNQIRGLNPWPGSYTLFREETVKVWKSSISAQARGDGAEPGPPALKDFKPGEIIAWDQQGLLVQTGEGLIRIVEVQPAGKKPMPARDFFLGRRGQAGESFG from the coding sequence ATGCGACTCGTTTTCATGGGAACGCCGGACTTCGCCGTTCCAGCTCTCCAAGCCCTGGCGGCTCACGGTCACGATGTGGCGGGAGTGTTTACCCAGCCGGACCGCCCTTCCGGCCGGGGCAAGAACCTGAAGCCCAGTCCGGTTAAGACAGCCGCTCAGGAGCTGGGGCTGCCCGTTTATCAGCCCCACAAAGTCAAAAGCCCCGAGAGCCTGGAAATCTTAAAGGAACTGGCCCCGGAGGTCATCATCGTGGTGGCCTATGGACAACTATTATCCAAAGAAATCTTAGGATTGCCCCCTTACGGCTGCATCAATGTCCATGCTTCCCTTTTGCCGGATTGGCGCGGCGCCGCTCCCATTCATTGGTCCATCCTGAAGGGAGATCAAAGGACCGGCGTGACCACCATGCAGATGGATGAAGGGCTGGATACGGGAGATATGCTTCTGAAAACCGAACTCCCGATTGGGGAGGATACCACCACCGGGGAGCTTCATGATGCTCTGGCCCAAGCTGGCGCTCAGCTTTTAATCGCTACTTTGGAGCAGCTTCACAAGGGGGAATTGCCCAGGACACCCCAAAAGGGGCCGGTGCGTTATGCCTCTTTGCTGACCCGGGAGCATGAGAAGATCGACTGGGCACGCAGCGCCCAAGACATTCATAATCAGATCCGCGGCCTGAACCCCTGGCCCGGTTCCTATACTCTGTTCAGAGAAGAAACGGTCAAAGTGTGGAAATCAAGCATCTCTGCGCAAGCAAGAGGAGATGGAGCAGAACCGGGCCCGCCTGCCCTTAAAGATTTTAAACCAGGTGAAATCATCGCTTGGGATCAGCAGGGCTTGTTGGTTCAGACCGGAGAAGGGTTGATCCGGATTGTTGAGGTACAGCCTGCAGGTAAGAAGCCCATGCCGGCCCGGGACTTTTTCTTAGGTCGTCGTGGACAGGCGGGAGAGAGCTTTGGGTGA
- a CDS encoding FHA domain-containing protein → MQGILVLGRILFIGLIYLFLFRILTALLADLQVKGLIRKGEKEFGRFEVLSGGELLPKGRVFRIDQKGLKIGRGKNNDVVLADHFASMDHVLVRHHKGVTTLEDLGSTNGTWVNGERISSPVQLVAGDYVKIGSITFQYSRWQNESSKL, encoded by the coding sequence ATGCAAGGAATTTTAGTACTGGGAAGGATACTTTTCATTGGACTAATTTATCTTTTTCTTTTTCGGATACTCACAGCCTTATTGGCAGATTTGCAGGTTAAGGGGCTGATCCGCAAAGGGGAAAAGGAATTTGGGCGCTTTGAAGTGCTCTCGGGGGGAGAGTTATTGCCTAAAGGCCGAGTCTTTCGCATTGACCAAAAAGGCCTGAAAATAGGCCGTGGGAAAAATAACGATGTGGTTTTAGCCGATCACTTCGCTTCCATGGATCATGTCCTGGTACGTCATCATAAGGGGGTAACGACCCTGGAGGACTTAGGAAGCACCAATGGAACCTGGGTTAATGGAGAGCGGATCTCTTCCCCGGTTCAACTGGTTGCCGGAGATTATGTGAAAATTGGAAGTATTACTTTCCAATATTCGAGGTGGCAAAATGAGAGTTCTAAGCTTTAG
- a CDS encoding peptidoglycan D,D-transpeptidase FtsI family protein: MKKGLRNVAIGFSLSIIGLSFGLVYWQVARSAELMDNPANRRLILMEQRVVRGGIFDRNGEVLAQTEVKEDEKTRIYPKGEALEPLIGYATLLRGSSGLEAHLGDWLLGIKDATAEQTLEQVFQLPRQGNDVVLTLDYGLQKVAYEGLKGKIGSAVAIDPRNGEVLALVSQPGFDGNTVDEDWENISKKPGSPFLNHAFALYTPGSTLKVMTSAALLRAGLDTSDLYHCTGTAIINGQVIREQNDKAHGWVNYNLALAESCNTYFATYGVQAGDKYFLEAAKSFGFGQEIPFELPVKRSTLTNEEAVPSRMDDNLLAASAFGQGEVLVSPFHMALITAGIANQGVIMKPHIVDQVMDENQNVLYIKKPEPWLTPLSSQEAERIKSAMVTAVNEGTAAPGGIAGFQVAAKTGSAEPGGNVRTHAWYIAFAPADNPQIAVAVLVENGGTGGGASAPIARAIIETALRQKAGDNS, encoded by the coding sequence ATGAAAAAAGGTTTAAGAAATGTAGCCATAGGCTTCTCCTTAAGCATCATTGGCCTGAGCTTTGGTCTTGTCTATTGGCAGGTGGCCCGTTCTGCGGAATTGATGGACAATCCCGCCAATCGTCGGCTTATTCTCATGGAGCAGCGGGTGGTTAGAGGAGGAATTTTCGACAGAAACGGCGAAGTATTGGCACAAACCGAAGTAAAAGAAGACGAGAAAACTCGAATTTACCCTAAAGGTGAAGCTTTAGAGCCCCTTATCGGGTATGCAACCCTGCTGCGCGGTTCTTCCGGGCTGGAGGCTCATCTTGGCGATTGGCTTTTGGGGATCAAAGATGCCACTGCTGAACAGACCCTGGAGCAGGTGTTCCAACTTCCCCGCCAGGGCAATGATGTGGTGCTTACCCTGGATTATGGTCTACAGAAGGTGGCCTATGAAGGCCTAAAAGGAAAGATCGGTTCGGCGGTAGCCATCGACCCCCGCAATGGGGAAGTGCTGGCTTTAGTCAGTCAGCCGGGCTTTGATGGCAATACTGTGGATGAAGACTGGGAGAACATCAGCAAGAAGCCGGGGAGCCCTTTTCTGAATCATGCTTTTGCTCTCTATACCCCGGGCTCTACGTTAAAGGTGATGACCTCGGCGGCTCTCCTGCGGGCCGGGTTAGATACAAGTGATCTCTATCATTGTACAGGTACGGCGATCATTAATGGACAAGTGATCCGTGAACAAAATGACAAGGCCCATGGCTGGGTGAATTATAATCTGGCTTTGGCTGAGTCCTGCAATACTTATTTTGCAACCTACGGTGTGCAGGCGGGAGATAAGTATTTTCTGGAAGCAGCTAAATCTTTCGGATTTGGCCAGGAGATACCTTTTGAATTGCCGGTGAAGCGCAGTACCCTGACCAATGAAGAGGCGGTACCCAGCCGCATGGATGATAACCTGCTGGCAGCCAGTGCTTTTGGGCAGGGGGAAGTTTTGGTTTCACCTTTCCATATGGCCTTGATCACAGCAGGAATTGCCAATCAAGGTGTGATTATGAAGCCCCACATTGTGGATCAGGTGATGGATGAGAATCAGAATGTACTTTATATAAAAAAGCCTGAACCTTGGTTAACCCCTCTGTCCTCCCAGGAAGCGGAAAGGATTAAGAGCGCCATGGTCACGGCAGTTAATGAGGGGACAGCGGCTCCCGGTGGCATTGCCGGGTTCCAGGTAGCCGCCAAAACAGGTTCGGCTGAACCGGGAGGAAATGTCAGGACCCATGCTTGGTATATTGCTTTTGCTCCGGCGGATAATCCTCAAATCGCTGTAGCAGTCCTGGTCGAGAATGGGGGTACCGGGGGAGGGGCTTCGGCGCCCATTGCCCGCGCCATCATTGAGACCGCATTAAGGCAGAAAGCAGGTGATAACTCGTGA